Within Pungitius pungitius chromosome 18, fPunPun2.1, whole genome shotgun sequence, the genomic segment GGGAAAAACATGTACTAATTTACTGGTGCTAATTTGGAATGAAGTCTATAATACCCAATAAAACCGCAAATGACCCATCCTGGATTTGCCCCTATGCTAGTTGTTAGTGTCCAGGGGTGTTATTGTGTGAGTACATGGCAAACCGGTAGTGTAATTGTCCTTATCAAGTCCATACCTCAGAAAACTTCAGCCTCCGTAAGTAGCGTACCGGCCTCAAGCAGCATTCCCTTGACATAGACACGTACGGTGTAGAACATTGTGAGGAAGTCCTGCGTGCTAAACAAAGTGTCCGCCAGAGCAAATCCTAGCGTGGAGGGGATGAAACCTCTGCCGTACTCCACCATCCACGTCCCGGTGCTCCACTGGACCGACGTGGCCTCGCCTACGCTGTGTACGATGGTGTCACCTGTGGGGAAACATATTTGGAAGAATGGGAAGGCAAACAAACCAGTTATTAGCCATTGAGATATAGTAAGTTCACGCCATTCATTTGAGATGAACAGAATACTAATTACACAGGAACATATAATTGTAGATTAAAACAGGGTTCTTAAGGGTATTACCTGGGTAGTACATTTCACTCTTTGTCGTCCCCTCCTTCCATTGTCTGAAGGTGCCGGATATGATGGTGTCAGAAATCTCGGCCCAGTAACGACCTGACCGATACGAGGGCAGACATGGAGTGTAACTTTCATTATTTCCTATAGTGTTGTTCCCATATAtatttacccttttttttaaattcctgacaaacttttaaatatatttgttcagTACCACCACAAAAACGTTCAACGACTCCATTAACAACCACAGTTGGACCTGTAGTCGGACAGCCCCGTCCTCTCCTCACCCGAGTGTCCTCCTGTGTCCACTGCGGTACCGAACAGCAGCAGGTACTCTGTGAGCGAGGCGTGGAGGAGACACATGGAGCCCATCCAACCA encodes:
- the sigmar1 gene encoding sigma non-opioid intracellular receptor 1, whose product is MSVVRTSLKLFLFTALTVLAVLLLRQWMATKQYVFNKEDVAKLAKQYAGQDHEQAFAKVVVELRKRYPGHILPDEDLQWVFVNAGGWMGSMCLLHASLTEYLLLFGTAVDTGGHSGRYWAEISDTIISGTFRQWKEGTTKSEMYYPGDTIVHSVGEATSVQWSTGTWMVEYGRGFIPSTLGFALADTLFSTQDFLTMFYTVRVYVKGMLLEAGTLLTEAEVF